The proteins below are encoded in one region of Bacteroidota bacterium:
- a CDS encoding IPT/TIG domain-containing protein, which produces MHTGILLALVTYALGFLACNESVTNPPENSGGSIKTGEEISVASQSISQSGGIVTVSAPGKPVDGLQIIVPANSFTESRTVSVSYAPVTSHSFGDYFKPVSPLITISNGGGYADSTMLVKIPVTLATGEIPIAFFFNDKTGKLEPIPVASFDVSSVTIMTKHFDVSGIAAGLAGSKHAQPSTLSNYAKLIVSGLSEAMFADLTSKVTDINTGYEPGIDDWEFVNNGSYLPDARAGHCAGQNASSIWYFFEKKKQTAKQLYGQFDQVHVAPDKIWEDNPLGYHMASALQTKLDWTSYSLKLYEEYVGMQDDWTWRALVVSMLLCKEPFAIGVYGMHNGARAGHDLTAYRIDIPAGKIYIADPNFPGNKTREILYANKRFGNYLSGLTAAQSDITFTDIKFNAKTAVVDWNVIGQTWNDVMVNKQNPGYPAYSLRVNDGAGYPLTDGLKTDLDTLDFNATWSQAGSIEMTVYDASGNRISPVPGQQYPLVSRDTIVLKPGENKLGIAVFGSAGGFMYYIDFQWITVTYQASSLRIDPATMKGSKDSDYVWHAVFESKPSRARYEWDFGDGSAKYILTNDTNGYHRYSAAGTYTIKLEVYDPSTSVKLGDATATATIGAGFEITSVVPDKVSYAMPVTINGSGFGATQGTSSVLLAGMAPESIISWSDTKIVATIPDVTSGSMTAQVIVGGQASNTKYLTRMYPKITSLSKSHAKPDELVEIRGQYFGYKQGTATLYHRYESLGWTIVTWSDTVVTALAADATTDWHYGFGNLYLARTGWGMSTIEFTLDEDVLRTLHRLNSWTTFSFAGWQLMYTSYPTPHEAYQGLWMNIYNKDFNHTKQLVWSGTAFTFTFTQTSGGGTYNITLDGTVSDDGTMIKTIHGLYEFNYQDQSTTQDHHYEYRFTDIPLKESYPSGPWVEFDLTGSTVRDHIVSVVYSESTNSVLQVEYRGTDWTSTQLIPEIKLRFEKQ; this is translated from the coding sequence GTGCATACAGGGATCTTGCTCGCGCTTGTCACATATGCACTGGGCTTTCTCGCATGCAACGAAAGTGTAACGAATCCTCCGGAGAACAGCGGCGGATCTATCAAGACCGGCGAAGAGATTAGTGTTGCATCGCAGAGCATCTCACAAAGTGGCGGTATCGTCACTGTCTCGGCACCGGGCAAGCCGGTCGATGGGTTACAGATCATCGTACCGGCAAATTCATTCACAGAGAGCCGCACGGTTTCCGTCAGCTATGCACCGGTCACGAGCCATTCGTTCGGCGACTACTTCAAACCGGTCTCGCCCTTGATCACAATCTCAAACGGCGGCGGGTATGCCGATTCGACAATGCTCGTGAAGATACCGGTGACACTCGCGACGGGCGAGATCCCAATCGCATTCTTCTTCAACGACAAGACCGGCAAGCTTGAACCGATACCGGTCGCTTCGTTCGATGTATCGAGCGTCACAATCATGACGAAACACTTCGACGTCTCGGGCATTGCTGCCGGACTCGCCGGCAGCAAGCATGCGCAACCGAGCACCCTGTCGAACTATGCGAAGCTGATCGTCAGCGGGCTCTCGGAAGCGATGTTCGCCGATCTCACTTCCAAGGTCACCGATATCAATACCGGCTACGAGCCGGGTATCGACGACTGGGAATTCGTCAATAACGGATCCTACTTGCCCGATGCGCGCGCCGGTCACTGTGCGGGCCAGAATGCATCCTCTATCTGGTACTTCTTTGAGAAGAAGAAACAAACCGCGAAGCAACTCTACGGACAGTTCGACCAGGTACACGTCGCCCCCGACAAGATCTGGGAAGACAATCCGCTCGGATACCATATGGCTTCAGCGTTGCAGACGAAGCTCGACTGGACGAGTTACTCGCTCAAACTCTACGAAGAGTATGTCGGCATGCAGGACGATTGGACCTGGAGAGCGCTGGTCGTGAGCATGCTCCTGTGCAAAGAACCGTTTGCGATCGGCGTGTACGGGATGCACAATGGCGCCCGGGCCGGCCACGACCTCACTGCATACCGCATCGATATTCCTGCCGGTAAGATCTACATCGCCGACCCCAATTTCCCCGGCAACAAGACGAGGGAGATCCTGTACGCCAACAAGCGATTCGGCAATTATCTGTCAGGCTTGACTGCGGCTCAGTCGGACATCACGTTCACTGACATCAAGTTCAATGCGAAAACAGCCGTGGTCGACTGGAATGTCATCGGCCAAACGTGGAACGATGTGATGGTCAACAAACAAAACCCCGGGTACCCGGCGTACTCACTCCGGGTAAATGACGGCGCAGGGTACCCGCTGACCGATGGTCTGAAGACGGATCTCGATACGCTCGACTTCAATGCAACGTGGTCGCAAGCGGGGAGCATCGAAATGACGGTGTACGATGCAAGCGGAAATCGGATCTCCCCCGTTCCGGGCCAGCAGTATCCGCTCGTGAGCCGGGATACCATCGTGCTCAAACCCGGAGAGAACAAACTCGGGATCGCGGTCTTCGGCTCCGCCGGTGGATTTATGTACTACATCGACTTTCAATGGATCACGGTGACCTACCAAGCGTCCTCGCTTCGTATCGATCCTGCGACGATGAAGGGATCGAAGGACTCGGACTACGTGTGGCATGCCGTCTTTGAATCGAAGCCCTCCCGCGCACGCTACGAATGGGACTTCGGCGACGGCAGCGCAAAGTATATCCTCACGAACGATACGAACGGTTACCATCGCTACAGCGCTGCCGGTACGTATACGATCAAGCTGGAGGTGTACGATCCGAGCACGTCGGTCAAACTTGGCGATGCCACCGCCACCGCAACGATCGGCGCCGGTTTCGAGATCACCTCGGTCGTACCGGACAAGGTATCCTACGCGATGCCGGTAACGATCAACGGCTCCGGCTTTGGGGCGACGCAAGGTACAAGTTCGGTGTTGCTCGCCGGTATGGCACCGGAGAGTATCATTTCCTGGAGCGATACGAAGATCGTTGCAACGATCCCCGATGTAACAAGCGGGTCGATGACTGCGCAAGTGATCGTTGGCGGACAAGCAAGCAACACGAAGTATCTGACTCGGATGTACCCCAAGATCACATCGCTCTCGAAGTCACACGCGAAGCCGGATGAGCTCGTCGAGATCCGCGGACAATATTTCGGCTATAAGCAGGGTACGGCGACGTTGTATCATCGATACGAATCGCTCGGCTGGACGATCGTGACGTGGAGCGATACGGTCGTCACTGCATTAGCAGCCGATGCGACGACGGATTGGCACTATGGGTTTGGGAATCTCTATCTGGCTCGCACCGGATGGGGGATGTCAACGATCGAGTTCACTCTTGACGAGGACGTGTTGCGTACGCTCCACCGGCTGAACTCCTGGACTACGTTCTCGTTCGCCGGCTGGCAACTGATGTACACGTCCTATCCGACACCGCATGAAGCCTATCAAGGTTTATGGATGAATATCTATAACAAAGACTTCAATCACACGAAACAGCTTGTCTGGAGCGGTACGGCGTTTACGTTCACCTTCACTCAGACGAGCGGAGGCGGCACATATAATATCACTCTCGACGGCACGGTCTCGGACGACGGAACGATGATCAAGACGATTCACGGCCTCTACGAATTCAACTATCAGGATCAGTCGACCACACAAGACCATCACTACGAATATCGGTTCACCGACATTCCGCTCAAGGAGAGTTATCCGAGCGGACCATGGGTCGAGTTCGACCTGACCGGGTCGACGGTTCGCGATCACATAGTGAGCGTGGTGTATTCGGAATCGACGAATAGCGTCCTGCAGGTGGAATATCGAGGGACCGATTGGACAAGCACACAGTTGATTCCCGAGATCAAGTTGCGATTCGAAAAACAGTGA
- a CDS encoding T9SS type A sorting domain-containing protein, with translation MLKHAYFLMLLVVQLTCATVLHAQISSRYVCERRSAPFVSLAPTANAIFPDEITNFAGNVDLDDGLKHDIPLGFTFDFIGNAYSTVNVCTNGWVSLGPNAPTPTITNDCVNLFLPAGPNNVLAPYWGDHFVRTLADDSFGFRRTSIRYQTDMAADPNLNGEPGQFLHVFTLEWNTLNVNDKTDPLSTATFQLKIIQNPMAHDLTTPDNRAIIEFHYGPTGSAFHPAGCTVGIEDSIGSSFMNGLFPSTVANGDSTRLSHSRTTECWPPGSCVEGTVIVFTPRLSDASVSDGTGAQNIEGTTAFPNPCSSRTQIRYRLPNAGRSSLTVFDALGRAVVHKIRDASNPGPHSVAIDASTLSNGLYRYRIETGSAIVFGSFAVEK, from the coding sequence ATGCTGAAACATGCTTACTTCCTGATGCTCCTCGTGGTGCAGTTGACATGCGCCACTGTTCTTCATGCACAGATCTCGAGCAGGTACGTCTGCGAACGTCGTTCGGCGCCGTTCGTATCGCTCGCACCCACCGCCAATGCGATCTTCCCCGATGAGATCACAAACTTCGCGGGAAACGTTGACCTCGATGACGGCCTCAAGCACGATATCCCGCTCGGCTTCACCTTCGATTTCATTGGCAATGCCTACTCGACGGTCAACGTGTGCACCAACGGTTGGGTATCGCTCGGACCGAATGCACCGACACCGACAATCACCAACGACTGTGTCAACCTGTTCTTGCCTGCCGGTCCGAACAACGTGCTAGCGCCGTACTGGGGAGATCACTTTGTCAGAACACTGGCAGATGACAGCTTCGGTTTCAGACGGACAAGCATCCGCTACCAGACTGACATGGCTGCGGATCCGAACCTCAACGGAGAGCCGGGTCAGTTCTTACACGTCTTCACTCTGGAATGGAACACACTCAATGTGAATGACAAGACCGACCCGCTGAGTACGGCAACATTCCAGCTTAAGATCATTCAAAACCCGATGGCCCACGACTTGACGACGCCGGACAACCGCGCAATCATAGAGTTTCACTACGGACCGACCGGATCGGCTTTTCATCCGGCGGGCTGCACGGTAGGGATCGAAGACAGCATTGGATCTTCGTTCATGAACGGGCTATTCCCTTCTACGGTGGCGAACGGCGACTCAACCCGACTCAGCCACAGCCGGACAACCGAATGCTGGCCACCGGGCTCATGCGTGGAGGGCACCGTCATTGTCTTTACACCGCGTCTTTCCGATGCCTCCGTCTCAGATGGCACGGGTGCTCAGAACATCGAAGGGACAACTGCCTTTCCTAATCCGTGCTCCTCGCGGACACAGATCCGTTATCGGCTGCCGAACGCGGGACGAAGCAGTCTCACCGTATTTGACGCGCTCGGGCGTGCCGTCGTCCACAAGATCCGCGACGCTTCGAATCCAGGGCCTCATAGTGTTGCCATCGATGCGAGCACACTCTCAAATGGTCTCTATCGATACCGAATCGAAACTGGCTCGGCCATAGTGTTTGGCTCCTTCGCCGTCGAGAAGTAG
- a CDS encoding NADH:flavin oxidoreductase: protein MYEHLLSPLKINSMTVPNRLVVPAMVTRLSGEDGLVNQAITDRYVRFAKGEVGLIVVEAMSVHGAKSGPLLKIASDDFKPGLTELATRVHDAGPSMIVPQIIHFLKIARSGWRQKIEDLSRDDIKLIIQQFGQAAVRARECGFDGVELHMAHAYTMSSFLSRKNKRPDEFGGKSLENRLRVPLQVVQHVRKMVGDDFAVGVRFLGEESIKGGYTTEESSEIAVRMAETGVNYISLSAGGKFEDAVHKEGEVLYPYTGYSGDRCMPPAEYPDGYNLHMPEAARRKLRAKGLTTPVIATGKISTPDLAEEVLKNDRADMIGMARGLLADPDVIKKVREGKRDTIVKCIYWNVCKALDETFHEVVCGLWPKGYQHAPLSDDTIAPTWQSAEPLKVLARTNQIRLNWEKAVDNEQVAGYEIWRSEDDGKHFEHIYSVTVSMYSDNLAQSGRKYKYYLRAYDLAGNKSEPSNVVNVEVPMRIALLDE from the coding sequence ATGTACGAACACCTGCTATCCCCGCTGAAGATCAATTCGATGACCGTCCCGAACCGGCTTGTCGTGCCGGCGATGGTCACGCGCCTTTCGGGCGAAGACGGCCTTGTCAATCAGGCGATCACCGATCGCTACGTGCGCTTCGCCAAAGGCGAGGTCGGGCTGATCGTCGTCGAAGCAATGAGCGTACATGGCGCCAAGAGCGGTCCCCTCCTGAAGATCGCAAGCGACGACTTCAAGCCCGGACTGACCGAGCTTGCAACGCGCGTGCACGATGCGGGCCCGTCAATGATCGTCCCGCAGATCATCCACTTCCTCAAGATCGCCCGCTCGGGTTGGCGCCAGAAGATCGAAGACCTCTCGCGCGACGACATCAAGCTCATCATCCAGCAGTTCGGTCAGGCGGCGGTGCGCGCACGCGAGTGCGGGTTCGACGGTGTCGAGCTGCACATGGCCCATGCCTATACAATGAGCTCGTTCCTCTCGCGCAAGAACAAACGCCCCGACGAGTTCGGCGGGAAGTCGCTCGAGAACCGCTTGCGCGTACCGCTGCAAGTGGTGCAGCATGTTCGCAAGATGGTGGGCGACGACTTTGCTGTTGGCGTTCGATTCCTCGGCGAAGAAAGCATCAAAGGCGGTTACACGACGGAAGAATCGTCAGAGATCGCTGTGCGCATGGCAGAGACGGGTGTGAACTACATCTCGCTCTCGGCCGGCGGCAAATTCGAAGACGCCGTACACAAAGAAGGCGAAGTCTTGTATCCGTACACAGGCTACAGCGGCGACCGCTGCATGCCACCCGCCGAATACCCCGACGGCTACAACCTCCACATGCCCGAAGCCGCGCGGCGAAAACTCCGTGCAAAAGGGCTGACGACACCCGTCATCGCAACTGGCAAGATCTCCACGCCCGATCTCGCCGAAGAAGTCTTGAAGAACGATCGCGCCGACATGATTGGTATGGCCCGTGGATTGCTCGCCGACCCTGATGTGATCAAGAAGGTCCGCGAAGGCAAGCGCGACACGATCGTCAAGTGTATCTATTGGAATGTCTGCAAAGCGCTCGACGAGACCTTCCATGAAGTCGTCTGTGGCCTCTGGCCGAAGGGGTACCAACACGCGCCGCTGAGCGACGACACGATCGCGCCGACGTGGCAATCGGCCGAACCGTTGAAGGTCTTGGCACGCACGAATCAGATCCGATTGAACTGGGAGAAGGCCGTCGATAACGAACAGGTCGCAGGCTACGAGATCTGGCGATCGGAAGACGACGGCAAGCACTTCGAGCATATTTACTCGGTCACGGTCTCGATGTACTCCGACAACCTCGCGCAATCCGGTCGCAAGTATAAGTACTATCTGCGAGCCTACGACCTCGCAGGCAACAAGAGCGAGCCGTCGAATGTGGTGAACGTCGAGGTACCGATGCGCATTGCGCTGCTCGACGAGTAG
- a CDS encoding S9 family peptidase, which yields MYHRYRVLLVLLVVFVPLGAYASRIPIRDFFRNPEHSSYQISPDGKWISYLAPYEKRMNIFVMPVGGGEAKRITSETARDMAGYFWKSSDRIVYLKDKSGDENFHLISVNRDGGDLKDLTPFDSVRAQIVDALDERPDEMLVGLNKRNPEIFDVYRINITSGEMTLAAENPGNISSWLADHNGKIRVAVTTDGVNSTVLYRRSENDGFQPIVTTNFKESMTPLFFSFDNRFLYASSNIGRDKEAIIIYDPVNKREMRQIFAHPDVDVEGLRYSRKRKVLTVIDYTTWKNERKFLDPVTESIYKDIEKQLPGYEIGLNSADTAESVFIVRTYNDRTRGSYYSYDVASNTLTKLADVSPWLPEHDMSEMKPITYTSRDGLTIHGYLTLPNGKDPKHLPVIVNPHGGPWARDEWGFDGEVQMFANRGYAVLQMNFRGSTGYGRTFWEASFKEWGKKMQDDVSDGVKWLIDQGIADPKRVAIYGASYGGYCSLAGMTLTPQLYACGIDYVGVSNLFTFLGTIPPYWKPYLEMFHEMVGDPVKDSVMMHDVSPVFHVDKITSPLLVIQGAKDPRVNINESNQIVEALKKRGIDVPYLVKQNEGHGFHNEENRIEAYEAMEGFLAKHLGEY from the coding sequence ATGTACCATCGCTACCGTGTTCTTCTCGTGTTGTTGGTGGTTTTCGTGCCGCTCGGCGCGTACGCCTCGCGCATTCCGATTCGAGACTTTTTTCGCAATCCGGAACACTCATCCTATCAAATCAGCCCGGATGGGAAGTGGATCTCGTATCTGGCGCCATACGAGAAGCGAATGAATATTTTCGTCATGCCCGTCGGCGGCGGCGAGGCCAAGCGGATCACCTCCGAGACGGCGCGCGATATGGCAGGATACTTCTGGAAGTCGAGCGACCGGATCGTCTACCTGAAGGACAAATCGGGAGACGAAAATTTCCATCTCATCTCGGTTAATCGCGATGGCGGCGACCTCAAGGATCTGACTCCGTTCGATAGTGTGCGTGCCCAGATTGTCGATGCGCTCGACGAACGACCGGATGAAATGCTGGTCGGGTTGAATAAGCGCAATCCGGAGATATTCGACGTATACCGCATCAATATTACGAGCGGTGAAATGACGCTTGCTGCAGAGAACCCAGGGAATATTTCCAGTTGGCTCGCCGATCACAACGGCAAGATACGCGTCGCCGTCACGACCGACGGTGTCAATAGCACGGTCCTGTACCGGCGATCGGAGAACGACGGGTTTCAGCCGATCGTGACGACGAACTTCAAAGAGTCCATGACCCCGCTTTTCTTCAGCTTCGACAACCGTTTCCTGTATGCATCGAGCAACATCGGCCGCGATAAGGAGGCCATCATCATCTACGACCCCGTGAACAAACGCGAGATGCGACAGATCTTTGCGCACCCGGATGTGGATGTCGAAGGCTTGCGATACTCGCGTAAGCGCAAAGTGCTGACCGTCATTGATTACACGACGTGGAAGAACGAACGGAAATTCCTCGATCCGGTTACGGAGTCGATCTATAAGGACATTGAGAAACAGTTGCCCGGATATGAGATCGGTCTGAACTCCGCCGATACGGCAGAGTCGGTCTTTATCGTTCGGACCTACAACGACCGCACACGTGGATCGTACTATTCGTACGATGTCGCGAGCAACACACTCACGAAGCTGGCTGACGTCTCTCCGTGGCTCCCGGAACATGACATGTCCGAGATGAAACCGATCACCTACACTTCCCGTGATGGTCTCACGATCCATGGGTACCTGACCCTTCCCAACGGCAAAGACCCGAAGCACCTGCCGGTGATCGTCAATCCGCACGGCGGACCGTGGGCGCGCGACGAGTGGGGGTTCGACGGTGAAGTGCAGATGTTCGCAAATCGCGGCTATGCAGTCCTACAAATGAACTTCCGCGGGTCCACTGGATACGGCCGCACGTTCTGGGAAGCCTCGTTCAAAGAATGGGGAAAGAAAATGCAGGACGACGTGTCCGATGGCGTCAAGTGGCTCATCGATCAAGGTATCGCCGATCCGAAGAGAGTAGCCATCTACGGCGCAAGCTACGGCGGCTATTGCTCACTAGCAGGAATGACGCTAACCCCACAACTCTATGCCTGTGGGATCGACTATGTCGGCGTCTCGAACCTCTTTACCTTCCTTGGCACGATCCCCCCGTATTGGAAACCGTACCTCGAGATGTTCCATGAGATGGTCGGTGATCCGGTGAAAGATTCGGTCATGATGCACGACGTCTCACCGGTATTTCATGTCGATAAGATCACCTCGCCGCTGCTGGTGATCCAAGGGGCGAAAGATCCGCGTGTCAATATCAATGAATCGAACCAGATCGTCGAAGCACTGAAAAAGCGTGGCATCGATGTCCCCTACCTTGTCAAGCAAAACGAAGGTCATGGCTTCCATAATGAAGAGAATCGAATCGAGGCATATGAAGCGATGGAAGGATTCTTGGCAAAGCATTTAGGGGAGTACTAA
- a CDS encoding S9 family peptidase, whose product MAKNNTPKRYDLKDFFRNPDQSGYQISPDGNWISYLAPYERRRNIFVRPRAGGEARRLTSETARDMAGYFWKQNDRLIYAKDFGGDENFHLVSVSVDGSDIKDLTPFEQVTVQVVDDLEEHPTEMIIAMNKRNKEIFDVYRIDVTTGAMSMIAENPGNITHWVTDHDGKLRVAQATDGVNTTLLYRATEADAFQPVLSTNFRDSISPLFFMFDNTNLYCASNIGRDTEAIVLVDPATGEEKKMIFQHPEVDITRFHYSRKRKVITHATYTTWRTERHFFDHATEKLFARLQELLPNYQVTIASENKDEDVMIVRTFSDRSLGSFYLFEKNTDTLTKLADVSPWLDENDLCEVKPVTYTSRDGLTIHGYLTVPKGKEAKNLPVIVNPHGGPWHRDVWGYNPEVQFFANRGYAVFQMNFRGSTGYGKKFWEASFKQWGRAMQDDVTDGVQWLIAQGIADPKRVAIYGGSYGGYCTLAGMTFTPDLYACGMDYVGVSNLFTFMKTIPPYWKPMLEMMYEMVGDPEKDVELLRAASPVFHVDKIKAPLFVIQGAKDPRVNIEESNQIVAALQARGIDVPYMVKENEGHGFHNEENRFEVYEAMEGFLAKHLN is encoded by the coding sequence ATGGCCAAGAACAACACCCCGAAACGGTACGACCTCAAAGACTTTTTCCGCAATCCCGACCAGTCCGGGTATCAGATCTCGCCCGACGGCAATTGGATCTCGTACCTCGCACCCTACGAGCGTCGGCGCAATATCTTCGTTCGTCCGCGAGCAGGCGGGGAAGCACGCCGCCTCACGAGCGAGACGGCCCGCGATATGGCCGGATATTTCTGGAAGCAGAACGACCGGCTGATTTATGCGAAGGATTTCGGCGGCGATGAGAATTTTCATCTGGTTTCCGTCAGCGTCGATGGCAGCGACATCAAGGACCTTACGCCGTTCGAGCAGGTGACCGTTCAGGTCGTCGACGATCTCGAAGAGCACCCGACCGAGATGATCATTGCGATGAATAAGCGCAACAAAGAGATCTTCGACGTCTATCGAATCGATGTGACCACCGGCGCGATGAGTATGATCGCAGAAAACCCGGGGAACATCACGCATTGGGTCACCGACCATGACGGGAAACTACGTGTCGCACAAGCGACCGACGGCGTAAACACCACATTGTTGTATCGTGCAACGGAAGCAGACGCCTTCCAACCGGTCCTGAGTACGAATTTTCGTGATTCGATCAGCCCGCTCTTTTTCATGTTCGATAATACGAACCTCTATTGTGCAAGCAATATCGGCCGCGACACCGAAGCGATCGTGCTCGTCGATCCGGCAACCGGCGAAGAGAAGAAAATGATTTTCCAGCATCCGGAAGTGGATATTACGCGATTCCATTATTCGCGTAAGCGCAAAGTTATTACGCACGCTACGTACACGACGTGGCGAACCGAGCGGCACTTCTTCGATCATGCGACCGAAAAACTCTTTGCACGGCTCCAGGAATTGCTGCCGAATTATCAAGTCACGATCGCCAGCGAAAATAAAGACGAGGACGTGATGATCGTCCGTACGTTCAGCGACCGCTCACTCGGTTCGTTCTATCTCTTCGAGAAAAACACCGACACGCTTACGAAGCTTGCCGATGTCAGCCCCTGGCTCGACGAGAACGACCTCTGCGAAGTGAAGCCGGTCACCTACACCTCGCGCGACGGACTCACCATTCACGGATACCTTACCGTGCCGAAGGGCAAAGAGGCGAAGAACCTTCCGGTGATCGTCAACCCGCACGGCGGACCGTGGCATCGCGATGTATGGGGATACAATCCGGAAGTGCAGTTTTTTGCCAATCGCGGCTATGCGGTGTTCCAGATGAATTTCCGAGGTTCGACCGGGTACGGCAAGAAATTCTGGGAGGCATCGTTCAAGCAATGGGGCCGCGCAATGCAAGACGATGTGACTGACGGTGTGCAGTGGCTCATCGCACAAGGTATTGCAGACCCCAAACGTGTCGCAATCTACGGTGGCAGTTACGGCGGATATTGTACGCTGGCGGGAATGACGTTCACGCCGGATCTCTATGCATGCGGCATGGATTACGTCGGCGTATCGAATCTCTTCACCTTCATGAAGACGATCCCGCCCTACTGGAAGCCGATGCTGGAAATGATGTACGAAATGGTCGGCGATCCCGAGAAGGATGTGGAATTGCTTCGAGCTGCTTCGCCAGTCTTCCATGTGGATAAGATCAAAGCGCCGCTCTTTGTCATTCAAGGCGCGAAGGACCCACGCGTGAACATCGAAGAATCCAACCAGATCGTCGCCGCACTACAAGCGCGCGGTATCGACGTACCTTACATGGTCAAAGAAAACGAAGGCCACGGGTTCCACAACGAGGAGAACCGGTTCGAAGTGTACGAGGCGATGGAAGGATTCCTGGCAAAGCATTTGAACTGA
- a CDS encoding CADD family putative folate metabolism protein: protein MATDFLTRLDAVIAEYNVLNHPFYQAWNAGTLTNAQLQEYAKQYYQFERNFPRYVSAVHSGADDPMVRKQLLENLLEEEWGEENHPELWLRFSESLGSDRTDVRAAKPYAETASLDGTLMGLCRNGSTLEGVAALYAYESQIPEVSTTKIEGLKKFYGVESDYGLSFFKVHEEADIVHRRAERDMLASLITTKEDEELAISAARASAKAYYEMLTGVVRENNIVCPSMN from the coding sequence ATGGCAACCGATTTCTTGACGCGGCTTGATGCCGTTATCGCCGAATACAACGTCCTGAACCACCCGTTCTATCAGGCCTGGAATGCCGGCACCCTGACGAACGCGCAGCTTCAGGAATACGCCAAGCAGTACTACCAGTTCGAGCGCAACTTCCCGCGCTACGTCTCGGCCGTCCACAGCGGCGCCGACGACCCGATGGTACGCAAACAGCTCCTCGAGAACCTGCTCGAAGAAGAGTGGGGCGAGGAAAATCATCCGGAATTGTGGCTTCGCTTCAGCGAATCGCTCGGCTCGGATCGCACCGATGTTCGTGCCGCCAAGCCCTACGCCGAAACCGCGTCGCTCGACGGGACCCTCATGGGTCTTTGCCGTAACGGCTCGACGCTCGAGGGTGTAGCGGCACTCTATGCGTATGAGTCGCAGATCCCGGAGGTCTCTACCACGAAGATCGAAGGGTTGAAGAAATTCTACGGTGTCGAGAGCGACTACGGGTTGTCGTTCTTCAAAGTACACGAAGAGGCCGATATCGTCCATCGCCGTGCAGAACGCGATATGCTTGCGTCGCTCATCACGACGAAGGAAGACGAAGAGCTTGCGATCTCCGCAGCCCGCGCCAGCGCCAAGGCATATTACGAGATGCTCACCGGCGTCGTCCGCGAGAACAACATCGTCTGCCCGTCGATGAACTGA